One region of Salvia miltiorrhiza cultivar Shanhuang (shh) chromosome 3, IMPLAD_Smil_shh, whole genome shotgun sequence genomic DNA includes:
- the LOC131016623 gene encoding probable glutathione S-transferase: MSEVKLFGTWFSPFVKRVEMGLDLKGIKYEFIEVNLKDKSSSDLQLYNPIHKKVPVLLHNGKAIAESMVILEYIDEVWSEGPSILPKNPYDRAMARFWANFITDKCQPPSWKACWSGGMEREAAKEEAENGLKILENEIKGKKFFGGDNIGVVDIVGNYIAFWLRILQREAGIQILTEEKFPNLCKWADEFCNHSFAKKHVPNKEEMAAEFKIGLANGKLY; encoded by the exons ATGAGTGAAGTGAAACTGTTTGGAACTTGGTTTAGCCCCTTTGTGAAGAGAGTGGAAATGGGGCTTGATTTAAAAGGTATCAAATACGAGTTCATTGAAGTAAATCTCAAAGACAAATCATCTTCTGATCTTCAACTCTACAATCCAATTCACAAAAAAGTGCCGGTTTTATTGCACAATGGCAAAGCCATTGCTGAATCCATGGTCATTCTTGAATACATCGATGAGGTGTGGTCTGAGGGTCCATCCATTCTGCCCAAAAATCCTTACGACCGAGCCATGGCGCGTTTCTGGGCCAACTTCATCACCGACAAG TGCCAACCTCCATCGTGGAAGGCTTGTTGGAGTGGCGGAATGGAACGAGAGGCAGCGAAGGAGGAAGCGGAAAACGGATTAAAGattttagaaaatgaaataaaggGAAAGAAATTCTTCGGAGGTGATAATATTGGAGTAGTGGATATTGTTGGCAATTATATTGCCTTTTGGCTCCGGATTTTGCAACGAGAGGCGGGAATCCAAATTTTGACTGAAGAAAAATTTCCAAATTTGTGTAAATGGGCTGATGAATTTTGTAATCACAGCTTTGCTAAGAAACATGTGCCCAATAAGGAGGAAATGGCTGCTGAGTTCAAGATTGGTTTAGCAAATGGCAAGCTCTATTGA
- the LOC131018781 gene encoding uncharacterized protein LOC131018781, with product MKPLKFVFPRLFQLSANKDVFIGESGKWVNGSWVWDLKWRREFFDRVSEAANELLSIISNFAPNAGCADGWTWIASPDGQYSTKSAYIKATRNETTMSIINKETLARVWDTPAPQKAIVTTWRILRNRLSTCDNLRKRNVPLGEEELKCNACIHQKETTNHFFLLCPKI from the coding sequence ATGAAACCTCTTAAGTTCGTCTTTCCTAGATTGTTCCAGCTAAGTGCTAATAAGGATGTTTTTATCGGTGAATCGGGGAAGTGGGTTAATGGGAGCTGGGTGTGGGATTTGAAGTGGAGACGGGAGTTCTTTGATAGGGTGTCCGAGGCGGCTAATGAGTTATTGTCTATCATCTCTAACTTTGCTCCAAATGCAGGATGTGCTGATGGATGGACATGGATTGCATCTCCGGATGGCCAGTACTCTACGAAATCAGCGTATATCAAGGCAACCAGAAATGAGACCACAATGTCAATCATAAACAAGGAGACGCTTGCGAGGGTATGGGATACACCTGCTCCCCAAAAAGCAATTGTGACAACATGGAGAATCTTGAGAAATAGATTATCAACATGTGACAACTTGAGGAAGAGGAACGTCCCGTTGGGAGAAGAAGAGCTCAAGTGCAATGCGTGTATTCATCAAAAGGAGACGACAAACCATTTTTTCTTGCTATGTCCGAAGATCTAA
- the LOC131016622 gene encoding probable glutathione S-transferase, with translation MSKVKVLGFWYSPFVTRVKMALKMKGVEFEYIEENSRSKSHLLLQSNPIHKKVPVLLHDGKPIVETMIILEYIDQTWEGPSILPRDPYQRAMARFWVNFIDEKCMNTMLKACWRTGEEQVKFKEEAIEALQFLENEIKGKKYFGGEEIGVVDHAANFIAFWYPIVSSGFQLMTEEKFPNMCRWARDYCNDSFVKENLPPRSDMVSKFMRG, from the exons ATGTCGAAAGTGAAGGTGCTAGGATTCTGGTATAGCCCCTTTGTGACAAGAGTGAAAATGGCCCTAAAAATGAAAGGTGTGGAATTCGAATACATTGAAGAAAATAGCAGAAGCAAGTCCCATCTTCTTCTGCAATCCAATCCAATTCACAAAAAAGTGCCAGTTTTGTTGCACGATGGGAAGCCCATAGTTGAAACGATGATCATTCTTGAATACATCGACCAAACTTGGGAAGGTCCATCCATTCTGCCTCGCGATCCTTATCAAAGAGCCATGGCTCGTTTCTGGGTCAACTTCATCGATGAAAAG TGTATGAATACAATGTTGAAAGCATGTTGGCGCACAGGAGAGGAGCAAGTGAAGTTCAAGGAGGAAGCAATAGAAGCACTCCAATTCctagaaaatgaaataaaggGCAAAAAATATTTTGGAGGAGAAGAAATTGGCGTGGTAGATCATGCCGCTAATTTCATTGCCTTTTGGTATCCCATTGTTTCATCAGGATTCCAACTCATGACTGAGGAAAAATTTCCTAATATGTGTAGATGGGCTCGTGACTATTGCAACGATAGCTTTGTTAAGGAAAATCTACCGCCTAGAAGTGATATGGTATCCAAATTTATGCGTGGATAG